TCGAGCTGGTGCTCGCGGCCGAGCTCCTCGATGTTGAGCGGCCGTGCCTCGTCGGTGAAGAACCGGAACGCGTCGACGTGGGTGCACGTCAGCTTGTGCGACTCGACGACCTCGTCGGTGCCGGCGGCACCGAGGCGCAGGGGAGCGGGGTGGCGGCGGTCGTCGGCGTCGCGGTAGACCATGGCCCACTCGTGCAGGCCGAAGCAGCCGGTGCGGGCGGGACGCGACGCCGTGCGTGAGAGCAGGTCGCGGGTCCACTTCAGGCCCGGCAGCCGCTTCCCGAGCCGAGCCTCATCGACCGAAGCGACGCCGTCGGACTCGACGTAGGCGCCCAGGGCGGCGTACTCCGGCGCGTCGGCCAGGCCCACGCCGAGGCCCGGGTGCCAGCGCTCGAGCTGACCGGGGGAGAGGTTGTAGTACTCGAACAGGAAGTCGG
Above is a window of Aeromicrobium senzhongii DNA encoding:
- a CDS encoding 3-methyladenine DNA glycosylase, translating into MQVLSRSEWLPLAEAHRERAQVHTRPHLARRADGEKHPVADFLFEYYNLSPGQLERWHPGLGVGLADAPEYAALGAYVESDGVASVDEARLGKRLPGLKWTRDLLSRTASRPARTGCFGLHEWAMVYRDADDRRHPAPLRLGAAGTDEVVESHKLTCTHVDAFRFFTDEARPLNIEELGREHQLDREQPGCLHANMDLYRIAFRLLPFIEATIVLDTFELALAIREVDMMASPYDLASLGYEPIAIETSEGKAEYVRRQRGFTEAAAPLRARLLELVEGLLTTVDA